In Merismopedia glauca CCAP 1448/3, the sequence TCATGCCCATGCAACGCCACCTCTATCCATCAAATTGGGACGAGATAGCTTTTGCCATCAAACAACAAGCACAGTGGACTTGTCAGCAATGCGATAGACTATGCCGAAAACCTGGGGAAACCAAAGAAGAGTTTGCTTTCCGCTTGGGCTACTCTGGCACTATTGATAAAATTGGACGCTATACTCTGACTGTAGCGCACGTTAATCACGTAGCAAATGACTGTAGGATTGAGAATTTGAGAGCTTGGTGCAGTTCGTGCCACGGAACGTATGATTTAAAGCAGATGAGTCTCAAGAAGTACCTGAAACGAGAGAGAAATGGACAGTTGAAGTTGAACTTGGAGTCTTGATTGAAAGAGGTGTGCTACTGGCGATCGCCACCTGTCTTTTGATTATCTGTTACGTGCTAGGATCTGCTCGTTGGCATCAGATAGCACATCAGCTAAATCTCGAAGCAGTTTAGCCCCATCGCCTCGCCATGCACTTCCATGCATACACGCGA encodes:
- a CDS encoding HNH endonuclease; translated protein: MPMQRHLYPSNWDEIAFAIKQQAQWTCQQCDRLCRKPGETKEEFAFRLGYSGTIDKIGRYTLTVAHVNHVANDCRIENLRAWCSSCHGTYDLKQMSLKKYLKRERNGQLKLNLES